GTGACGTGGAACAACGTCATTCGCGAGACAAACTTCCGCGTGCTTCGCAACGGTTCGACGCTGGCGACGGTCGCACAGGATGTGCTGACCTATGACGATTTGACGGCGGTGAACGGTGTTCGCTATTCTTATGCCGTGGTAGCGTTTAACGAGTGCGGTGACGGGGCTACCTCGCCTGCGGACTCGGGCGGGGTTTTGGCTTCGCTGAATGCGCCGACGAACGTGCAGGCAACGGACAATTTGTGTGATTCCGTTGTCGTCACCTGGATGGACAATAACAGCGCTCCACAGGAGACAGGGCACAATATTTTGCGCGACGGTGTTCAAATTGGCAGCGTTGGCGTGAATGTGACGACGTTCACCGATTTGACACCCGAACCGGGTGTTGTCTATGCCTATACGGTGCAGGCAACCGGCACCGGCGGTCCGGCAACCAGTTCCCCGAATAGTGGCGGCGCAGCTCCGTTGCCCGGCGTTCCTGTCTTGACCTTGACTGATGTAACGTGTGATCAGATACTGTTCACATGGGTGGCAGGCGCGAATACGGACACCGTTCTTATTTATCGTGACGGTGTGCTTGTCGTTGCAGTTGCCGCACAGAACGGCAACTCGAGCATCGAGATACCGACTGACGGTTTCCATTCCTATAATGCAGTAGGCGCGAACGAATGCGGTCGCGGTGACACATCGAACACGCTGACGGTTCAGCGCGACCAACTGCCGCCGGCTGTTACGAGCTTTGACGCACAAAGTGTCGATTGCGAAACGGTTGAACTTGGCTGGGACGCTCCGGCAGGCGTGGACAGTATTCGGATCTTCCGGAATACAGTTCTGTTAACCACAGTTCCGGTTTCTCCGGACGTTTACATTGACGTTGTGGGCAACGGACCGCAAGAAGTGCAGTATTGGTACGTGTCTGTCAATGAATGCGGAGAGTCCATGCCTTCGCAGGCGTTTCTCGTAAACGTCGAACAGGCACCGACGATTCCGACCAATGTGACCGCTTCCAACGATGAGTGCACAACGGTGACCGTGACATGGAGTGCATCGCAGGGCGAAGTAAACGGATACGATATTTACCGCGACGGCATTCTGATTGCGACCGTTGATGCTTCAACGCTGGAATATGTTGATACACCGGGTGACAGCGATCCGCATCAGTATTCCATTTCGGCGAGCAGTATTAATTGCATTGATTCCGAGGCCAGTGTCGAAGCGACGGGCAGCACGCTGGAGCAGGTGGGAGTGCCGGGTAACGTCACGCAGCAAGACGATAACTGCGATATGGTTACTATTTGCTGGACAGCAGCAACAGGTGACTTGACCGGATATGTGATATACATTGACAGCGACTCTGTGGGCTCTGTGCTTGCAGGGACGACCTGTTTTACGTGGAACGGTGAACCGGGAACCTATAGCGCGCAAGTTGCGGCCTATTCCGCGTTGTGCGGAGTTGGAACCTTGTCTTCTGCAATTGATGTGACCATTTTCGCTCAGCCGGTTGCGCCGCCAAACTTCGCGGCGACAGACGACAGATGTGACAACGTTGTCTTAACGTGGGGAGCTCAGCCTGAATTCACGGGAGTGACGGCCTATCGAATCACCCGTGACGGCAACGAGATATTCAACGGCAACTCGCTGAATGAAACGCGCACGTTCACGGATACAGGCGCAAGCATCGGCGCGCATACCTACGAAATCACGGCACTGTCGAGCCTCGAAGATTGTGAAGATTCGGCGCCGTCCTCTGATTCCGGTTCATTGCTGCCGTTACCCGGAACACCGACCAATGTCAACGCATCGGATACAAGCTGTCTGGATGTGTATGTGACGTGGACTTCAGGCGGCGGCACAGTCGACGGCTTTATTATTTTCAGAAACGGCAACCCGATTGATACGGTTGGTGCGGGTGTGTTCGACTATCATGATACGGGCATCGCACCGGGAGCTTCGGCTGATTATGCCGTCATGGCTTTCGACAATGTATGCGGAAACTCGGCGCCATCGTTCTCGGAAAACGGAACGCGTTTGCTTGGTCCGGACGCTCCGACAGGAGTTCTCGCATCTGACGATGACTGCGATGAAATTGCGGTATCCTGGAACGCGGCACCTGGTGACGTGACGGAGTATCGCGTCTATCGCGACGGAATTCTAGCAGGCTCTGTCCTGCCGCCGCAAACCAACTTCGTGGATGCTCCGGCAGCGGGGACTTATGCGTACACCGTTACGGCATTCAGCGTGAACTGCGGTGAAACGGCTCCGTCCGTTGCCGACAACGGCACGCGACTTCCGCAAATGGGTCAGGTGACCGGCGTTGTCGCATCTGTGGATAGCTGCAACGGAATACTTGTGTCGTGGACAGCATTCACAGGAGCGGTGAGCTACAATGTCTCGCGAGGCGGCGGATTCATCGCAACAGTTAATGCACCGACCACGCAGTATTTTGACAATTCCGTTGCTGAAGGTGTGGCGCACAGCTACACTATTGAAGCGGTTAATCCCTGCAACACAGGATTGGCATCCGCTCCGGCAGTTGGCTCGCGTGCGTCCACTCCTGGACAAGTTACTGGCTTGACGGCCACGAACAATCTCATCAGTCAGGTTTGTCTGAACTGGACGGATGTCGCGGGTGAACTTAGCTATCAGATTTACCGTGATGACATTCTGATTGCAACCAACAGCGCGGATGACGTGGATTACTGCGACCTCACGGCCACGCCCGGTGTTACTTATACGTACACGGTTGCCGCGGCCAACGTCTGCGGTGAAGGCGATGAATCTGCAGGCGCACAAGGTGTGGCGGTGTTCAGCCTCGGCCAAGTGACGGGCGTGACCGCGACCACGACGGATTGTGATGACGTCTGCCTGAGCTGGACGGACATCTCGAATGAAACAGGCTACGAAATTCTGCGCAACGGCGTGGTTCTGGCAACCGTTGGTGCAGATGTTGTAAGTTACTGTGACGCTACAGTCGCGCCGGGTGAGTGCTTCACGTACACCGTTCGCGGATTCAATGTCGGAGGCACGGGACCTGAGTCGGACAGCGTTCAGGGTTGCCGCCGCACGGTTCCGTCGCAGGTGACGGGTGTCACGGCCACGAGTACCAACTGCAATGCCGTGGTGTTGACGTGGAATGACGCAACGGATGAAGACCGTTACGATGTTTACCGCGACGGCAATTTGCTTGTGCAGAACGCCGGTGCATTGACGTACACGGATAACAGCGCGGTTCCCGGTGTTGTGTATTCCTACACTATTCGTGCCGTAAATGCCTGCGGAAACGCTCCGTTCAGCACAGCGGTTCAGGGCGTCCGCGCAACGGTGCCGCCGCTGGTGGCAGGATTGGTTGCGTCGGTGGACGTGTGCGGTCAGATAACGATCAACTGGACGGATCAGCTATCCGAAACGGGCTATCGTGTTTACCGCGACGGCAATTTCCTGACCCCGATTGCAACGCTTGCGGCGAATACGGTTGTCTATGTCGACAACATTACGGGTTCACATACCTATCATGTCCGGGCCTTTAACGACTGCGGAAACGGTGAACTTGGCAGCGGAACGAGTGGCATCGGTTTGACGGTACCGGGAGTTGCGACAGGAATCACTGCCAGCGAGAATTGCGGCGACGTGACGGTCAATTGGACTGCTCCGGCGGCTGGACCGATTCAGGAATATCGTGTTCTCCGCAACGGTGTCCAGATTGCCGTGGTACCCGTGGGAACGACAACTTACAATGACAATGACCTTGCGGCAGGAAATTACACGTACCGCATTATCACCGCCAACCAGTGCGGCGCTGGTGCGCAGTCCGCTCAAAGCAATGGCGTGACTGTTCTGCCCGCGCTCGTTCAGGTGCCGACTTTCACGGCCGTTGCCAGCCCGTGCTTCTGCGTGGATATTACCTGGGGCAACGTGATCAATGAAGACGGTTACTTTATTTATTGCGACGGCGCGATTGTGGACACGATTAACGCCAATATCACATCCGCCCGCTATTGCCCGGCAGATACGCAATCCTGCGTGATTCAAGTCGCGGCATTCAATTCGTGCGGCATCGGGCCGCTGTCGCAAGGTATCTCGGTGACGCCGAACACTTATCCCATTCAGGTGTCGGGATTCGCAGCGAGCGAAAATCTGTGTGACCGCGTGCGTTTGACGTGGAGCGCTTACAATCAACCGGGTGTCACGCACCTGAAACTGCGCCGGGACGGAACGCCTATCGCCATGTTACTTGCCGGCAACACTTCCTTTGAACAGCTTGGAATCTGGCCGCAAAGCGTGTACAGCATTGCCGCGCTTCGTGTTTGTGCCGCAGGTGACACGATTGAGTCACCGCTGGCCACGGACAACGGCCGCACGGCTCCGACACCGGTTGCGCCGACTCAAATGGCGGCGTCCGATGACGGCTGCGGGTTTGTCACGGTGACCTTCAACTTTACAAACGTAGACGGACAGGATTCCGTTTGGATTAAGCGCAACGGCAACGTCATCGCGCGTCTGGCCGGCGGTACGGCGGGACAGAACCGTCAGTACGTAGACAACGCTCCGCTTGCTCAGGCGGCGACCTATCAGGTCTGCCCTGTCTCGAATATTTGTGGTGAAGGCGACTGCGCAAGTGATATCGGTCAGGCTGCTCCGACCGCAGGTACGGTGACGAACGTGGCGGCGACGAATGACCGCTGTACGTCCATCATCATCTCTTGGACCGGAACGCAGCATGCGCTCAACTATCAGGTTCGCCGCAACGGGAATTTGATTGCTACGGTTCCGCAAGGTCAATTCTCGTATACAGACAACGTTCCCACCGGAACTTCAAACAACTACACGGTAACGGCAACGAACGCCTGCGGGAGCGGTCCGCAATCGCCAACGGTACCGGGTTCAACGATTCCGCTGCCGCCGGTTCCAACGGGTGTAAATGCCTCTGACGGACTGTGTAATCAGGTAATTGTGACATGGAACGAGATTGCGGTTGCGACCGGATATGAAGTGTGGCGCAACAACGCGCTGCTGGCTGAAGTTCCTGGTGGAATCGAAACGTATACAGACCTTGCGGTAACTCCGGGCACGACCTACAACTATCAGGTGCGCGGAGTGAATCAGTGCGGTCTTGGCACTCTTTCCGCAGCGACGACCGGATTCTCGGCACAGCAGGTGGCTACGGTGACGAATGTTGTGGCATCAACCAATCTGAATGACCGGGTTCGCATTACCTGGAACAACGTTGCGCAGGAGACCGGATATGAAATACTGCGCGGATTCCCGCCTGAAGTGATTGCCACGGTCGGAATCGACGTTACCAGCTACAACGACTTCTCGGCTGCACCGGGTGAAGAGTACGAGTATAGGGTACGCGCTTTCAACGGATGCGGCAGTGGTCAGATGTCGGCGGTTTCCTATGGATACCGTGTGCCTGTCGACCCGATTCCGTTCGGTGTTATCACTGTGACAGAAGAGCTGTTTGGCTGCATGTCCGCTGTTCCGGCTGACATGGACGAAGATGGAGATATGGATGTCGTTGCGGCCGGCATGTTCTCGGACAAGGTCGTCTGGTATGAAAACAACGGCACGTGGGCGTACATCCCGCATGTTATCGTTGAAAACTGGGACGGTGCGCGTGCTGTAGCTGTCGGTGACATTGACGACGACGGCGATCTTGACGTTGCCGCAGTCGCGCAGTTTGCCGATCAGTTGGTTTGGTTCCGCCAGAACGCCAGCGGCACGTTCACGACATTTGTCATTGCGAACAACTACGACGGCGCACGTGACGTTTTGATCGTTGACCTTGACCGTGACGGAGACAAGGACCTTGTCACTGCGGCGTGCGATGTCAATGATATTTCGTGGTGGCGCAACAACGGCAGTGAAACGTTCACGCGAGTTGTCGTGGACAACAACTTCGTCGGTGCACGCACTGTAGAAGTGGCTGATATCGGCAACGACAACGATTGGGACATTCTGGCATCGGCCTATGAAGGCGGTATGCTGGCTTGGTATTCGAACGGCGGCGGCATGGTGTATACGCGACACGTCCTGCTCGAAAACGTTTACGGGGCATCCTATATCAACGCGGCGAGACTTAATGCCGATAACGTGCTCGACATCTACTTCTGCGTGGCACAGGATGCGCTGATCGGCTGGATTGACGGCGCGACGCAGGAGTTCAATTATGTCACCTCGCTGGTTCCGTTCCCGCGGGAAATGGACGCGATTGACATGGACGATGACAACCGTGCCGATCTGCTGCTTGCTGCCAATGAGAATCAGGAGATTTCGTGGTGGCGTAACACGGATAACCGGTTCTACCGCAATCCGATTACGACTACACTGATTCAGGCATCAGTCGTGAAGGGCGGAGATTTTGACAGTGACGGCGACACCGATGTTCTCGGCGCGGGTGAAGGCACGATCAAGATATGGCTTTCAAGCCTTGCCGAAGATATTCACGGAGCGGAATTGGCGTTGCCGCAAGATAACGGCGGCACAGACCAGCCGTACAGCCAGCACGTTGTGCCGCTGAATTACGAATTGTCGTCCAACTATCCGAATCCGTTCAACCCGATGACGCAGATTCGCTTCGGATTGCCGGAAGCACAATCGGTCAAACTGACAGTGTACGATGTGACGGGCCGTGAAGTCGCACGACTTGCGGATGGCGCATTCGGCGCGGGCTTCCACACAGTCACGTTTGATGCGTCGAACCTTGCAAGTGGATTGTATCTATACCGCATCGAAGCGGGCGAATTCGTTTCGAGCCGCAAGATGATCTTAATGAAGTAATGTGAACCCGTGCAACGGTTTGCATGGCAGATAAGCGAAGCGACGGAGAGACTCCGTCGCTTCGTGCTTATTGCATCGCCCCATCACCTCGAAACCTAACCGGATTTGTTCGTACCGACCATGTCAGAAGCATTAGACAGACTTAGCATAAACACCGTGCGCGGATTAGCCATTGATGCCGTACAGGCGGCCAATTCCGGTCATCCCGGGCTGCCTCTAGGCGCGGCGGTGATGGGATACACGATATTTCAGAGGCACCTTCGCCACAATCCGTTGGATCCTGCGTGGGTCAATCGCGATCGCTTCGTGCTTTCCGCAGGACACGGCTGTGCGCTGTTATACTCACTGCTTCACCTGACCGGATATGACTTACCACTTGAGCAACTGAAGAAGTTCAGACAGTGGGGAAGCATCACACCCGGGCATCCCGAATTAGGCTTGACTCCGGGTGTGGAAGCCACCACCGGACCGTTGGGACAGGGAGTAGGCAACATTGTCGGTATCGCCATTGCGAGGAATATACTCGCCTCGATGTTCAACCGGTATGGACACGAAGTGATAAACTTCCGCGTATTCGGCATCTGTTCGGATGGAGACCTGATGGAAGGTGTAAGCGCGGAAGCGGCGTCACTGGCAGGTCATCTGGGGCTCGGATCCATTGTGATGCTGTATGACGACAACCACATTACTATTGACGGTTCAACCGAAATTGCCTTTACCGAAGACGTCGGTGCGAGGTTTGAGAGTTACGGATGGCAGGTGCTGGCATGTGATGGCATGGACGCTGCGGAAGTTGATCAGGCCATTCGCGAAGGAATCGCAGAAACGGAAAGACCAACACTCATCCGTTGCAGGACTCAAATCGGATACGGTTCGCCCAATCGTGCCGGAACCTCCAAAGTGCACGGAGCGCCGCTTGGAGAGGATGAGCTCATATTGACGAAGAAGTCGCTGGGATTGCCGGAAAATGAAAAGTTCTACGTATCGTCCGAGGTTTTCAAGCACATGGGCGCAGCGCGGCAAACTGGTGCGGAACGGCAGGCGGCCTGGCAGAGTTTATTAGAAAAGTCCTTCGCATCGCACCCCGGTTTGCAGCATGAATGGCAAACGTTCTGGTCGCGCCGATTGCCGGAACACTGGGCGGATGCATTGCCCAAATGGAAGACGTCTGACAAGCCCATCGCTACCCGCAAGGCATCGGAGTTGTGTTTACACGCGCTGAAAGATCTGCCGTGGCTCGTGGGCGGGAGTGCGGATTTAGTCGAATCTAATCTGACGTATCTGGAAGGACGAGGAGATTTCCAAAAGGATACGCACCACGGACGAAACATCCGCTTCGGAATCAGAGAGCACGGAATGGGTGCGATACTTAACGGCATCGCAAGCAGCGGCCCGTTCATGGCATTCGGTGCGACGTTCATGACATTCCTGGACTACATGAAACCGTCGGTTCGCATTGCGGCGCTTTCACACCTGCCTGTTTGTTACATTTACACACACGACAGCATAGGATTGGGTGAAGACGGTCCGACGCATCAGCCGATCGAACAGTTAACCCACATGCGGGCGACTCCGAATCTGTGGACGATGCGTCCTGCCGATGCCAATGAAACGGCCGAGTGTTACCGGGTTGCTCTGGAGCGGACGGACGGGCCGGTCGCGCTATGTCTGACTCGTCAGGCGCTTCCGGTGCTTGATTACGCCGGAGAGAGAATGCCGGTCGAGCTCGGGGCGTACATCATTGCGGACGCGGATAACGGACGCCCCGATGTCATTCTTCTCGCGAGCGGAAGCGAAGTGGAGATTGCTGTCAGTGCTCGTGCGTTGCTCGCAAAGGAAGGAGTAACAGCACGTGTCGTGTCGGTTCCATGTCAGGAATTGTTCGACAAGCAGCCGTTGGCCTATCGCGAACAGGTCTTGCCGCCTGACATTCGCGCGCGAGTTGCAATTGAAGCGGGAGCTACGCAGGGATGGTGGAAGTATGTCGGGCTTGACGGCGATGTCGTCGGATTAGACAGGTTCGGTGCGTCTGCTCCTGCGAAAACTTTGTACGAGAAGTTCGGGCTTACTGCCGAAAATGTGACGGCACGGGCACTGACGGTGCTTTCAAAAGCAGGGAGATAGAATGAGGCTTGCAATTGGCAGCGACCACGCTGGATTTCATCTCAAACAGGAATTGGCTGATTGGCTCAAGAGTATCGGTCATGAGGTGAACGATGTTGGAACGCATTCAACCGATGCGGCCGACTATCCGGATTATGCTCAGAAAGTTGGCCATGAAGTCATTGGTCAGCGAGCCGAACGGGGGATCATTGTTTGCGGCAGCGGCGTGGGGGCGTGCGTGGCGGCAAACAAGATGAAGGGCATTCGCGCGGGTGTGTGTCACGACACATTTTCCGCGCGTCAAGGCGTCGAGGATGATGATATGAATACACTTTGTTTGGGAGCGAGAATTGTTGGCGGCGAGCTGGCAAAGGAAGTGCTTAAGGCCTTCTTGACCGCGAAGTTCTCCGGCCTCGAAAGGCATCAGCGCCGATTGAACAAGGTTCTTGCGATCGAAGCAGCCGGAAAATAGCGAGTCATTTCACTTAGGAGATACAATATGAGCCATCCGATCATGAAAGCCACGCTTGACCTCGGTCAGTCGCTTTGGCTGGATTATATCAGCCGCGAGTTAATGGATTCAGGCGGGCTGGAACGGCATGTCGCGGAAGGATTGCGAGGCATGACCTCAAATCCGTCCATATTCGAGAAGGCAATTGCTTCAAGTTCAGATTACGACGACGACATCCGTAAAGGGGCTGCCGCAGGACTTGGTGCGCATGAGGTTTTCGAAAATCTAGCCGTTGCCGATGTGTCACGCGCGTGCGGCATGCTCGTTAACGTTTACCGGGACTCGGAAGGTGTGGACGGTTATGTCAGTCTCGAAGTATCGCCGAAGCTCGCACACGATACGCAAGGAACAATAGACGAAGCGCTGCGTCTCTGGCAGCGAGTCAACCGTCCTAATCTCATGATCAAAGTGCCGGGAACTCCCGAAGGACTTCCGGCCGTGCTTGAACTTCTGACTCGCGGTGTGAATGTCAACATCACTCTTCTATTCACGCTCGATCAATACCGCCAAGTTCTGGAGACCTACTTAAGGGCGCTCGAGGAACGGCATGCGAAGGGGGAAGATCTGTCCCGGATAGCGTCTGTAGCAAGCTTCTTTGTGAGCCGGATTGACTCAGTCGCAGATGCACAACTTGAGAAGATTGGTCGGAAGGATTTGCTTGCAAAAGGCGCGATCGCTAACGCTTGTCTTGCCTATAAGCACTTCCTCGATGTTACCGCGTCTGCAAGATGGCAGAAGCTCGCAAAGGCGGGTGCACAGGTGCAGCGGCCGCTTTGGGCGTCCACGTCCACAAAGAATCCTGAGTATTCGGATGTGCTCTATGTTGAGGAACTAATCGCCGCAAACACGGTCAATACGGTCCCGCCGCAGACGCTTTCGGCTTTCAAGGATCATGGCAAGCCGTCCGCAAGGCTAATGATGAATATGGCCAAAGCGTCCGAGACAATCGCAGAAATGAGAAAGTTGGGAGTGGACATTGACAAAATCGCCTTTGATCTCATCGAAGACGGAGTCGTGAAGTTCGCGCAGTCCTTTGATGCGATGCTCGCGGCGATTGACTCAAAGCTTAAAGCCCCGATGGCTGTATAACTGCTTCCTTGGTTTTGTGAAACTGAGAGCGGCAGGCCGGTTGGCCTGCCGCTCTCAGTTTCGATATCGTTATGTCAATGCCGTGCCTTGGAGCTTGCCGTTGATCTTGCTGTTTGAGTCTTATCTGCCTCAGAATCGTGACCATCCCGGTTGGTCGATGATATCGGCTTTTGCAGTTGCTTCGTTGAAATGAGTTCCTTCGAGGACTTGACATCCGCTTTACCAAGTTGGGATTGCCAATCTACGACCCCTGTTTCAATATCGTAGACGGCCGACAGCACGACGCATTTCCCGTCCATCACAGCCTGTTCTATTGCACGCGAGCCGGCCAGCAGATGGACAGCGCCGGCGCGGGCATTTTCCTTGACCACTCCGGCGAATATTTCTTCGGGTGCATAACCTTTGGCTTGGCAGGCCTCGGCGTGCGGCTTGATTTGAGTGATCAGGCTGTTCAGCGGCTCCGCAAATTCCGACTCGGAAAGTGCGGCTCCGACCGCGCCGCATCTTGTATGTCCCATGACAACGACCACCGGGCAGTTCAAATGACCCACTGCATAATCTGCCGAGGCTACGACATCAGCGGGTGTGACATTTCCTGCTACTCGAATGACGAACAACTCACCGAGACCAGTGTCAAAAATCTCTTCCGGAGGAACTCGCGAATCTGAGCACGTAATCACACATGCATAGGGGCTCTGTCCGGTCGAGAGTTTTTCACGTGCTGCCGCACCGCTATCCCAGACTTTTGGCTTGCCTGAGACGAAGCGTTCATTTCCGTTCTGCAGGTTTTCCAAAGCGGATTGGCTCGTCCACACAGACGTGTTGCCACTGCCAAACACGAGCGAAGCGGTTCCCATTGCCAAGACACACAGCCAGATCATCTTGCCTCCTAATTACTTGTAAGTGAATTTTCTGCAAAGTGCATTCCAGCGAGTTGCCTGAACTCATGCTAACGGCGCGTTTATTGCTCTTTTCCAGAAATCACTGTAGACAAACTTAGCGTGCATATCAAGGGCCATGGAAAATCCTATAGCAAGTTCAATCCAGCATGTCAACCGGGCGAGGCTCGACGAGATTGGCATGGGCGATCCGGCATTCACCGCGGAAATCATCGAGATTATGCTTGAAGACGGCGCAACACGCGTCAAGAATATCCGCGCTGCATGCAATTCCGGCTTTTTCGAAGAGGCAGGGAAGCTGGCACATTCACTGAAAGGTGCTGCTCTTAATGTTGGTGCATCGGAACTTGCGAATCTGTGTGCCGTTATCGATGAAACCGTGCGCAAACGTGGCCTGCCGTGTCCGGACGAGCTTGTCGGTAGTATTGAAAAGGAGTTCACAATCGTGGCCGACGAACTGAACAAAATCAAATGTGAATTGAGTGCATGAAAGTCCTTGCTGTTGATGACGACCGCGTAACACTGACTACTCTGCGGCGCCTGCTCGAAAAGTTCGGCTATGAACCCCTGTTGGCTTCAAACGGAACAGAAGCGTTGCGGCTCTTCATGGAGTTTCATCCCAAGATGCTCATTACGGATTGGATGATGCCTGAAATGGAGGGGCCGACCGTCGTCAAGACTGTGCGAGCCTTCGCGGAATCGGAGTACACATACATCATTATGCTGACCTCGAGACAGGACAAGGATGATCTGATGGCCGGAATGCTTGCCGGGGTGGACGAGTTCTTAACCAAACCGATTGATCCCGACCAACTGCGAGCGCGTCTGCGTGTCGGAAAACGTATCATGCAGCTGCAAGCGAGTCTGAATAGGCGTGTGCGCGAGTTGGAAGAAGAACGCGAGCACGTGAAAGTGCTGCAGGGATTTCTGCCTATTTGTGCGTATTGTAAGAAAATCCGAGATGACGAGAATCTCTGGTCACAAGTGGAAGAATACATCTCC
This region of bacterium genomic DNA includes:
- a CDS encoding VCBS repeat-containing protein: VTWNNVIRETNFRVLRNGSTLATVAQDVLTYDDLTAVNGVRYSYAVVAFNECGDGATSPADSGGVLASLNAPTNVQATDNLCDSVVVTWMDNNSAPQETGHNILRDGVQIGSVGVNVTTFTDLTPEPGVVYAYTVQATGTGGPATSSPNSGGAAPLPGVPVLTLTDVTCDQILFTWVAGANTDTVLIYRDGVLVVAVAAQNGNSSIEIPTDGFHSYNAVGANECGRGDTSNTLTVQRDQLPPAVTSFDAQSVDCETVELGWDAPAGVDSIRIFRNTVLLTTVPVSPDVYIDVVGNGPQEVQYWYVSVNECGESMPSQAFLVNVEQAPTIPTNVTASNDECTTVTVTWSASQGEVNGYDIYRDGILIATVDASTLEYVDTPGDSDPHQYSISASSINCIDSEASVEATGSTLEQVGVPGNVTQQDDNCDMVTICWTAATGDLTGYVIYIDSDSVGSVLAGTTCFTWNGEPGTYSAQVAAYSALCGVGTLSSAIDVTIFAQPVAPPNFAATDDRCDNVVLTWGAQPEFTGVTAYRITRDGNEIFNGNSLNETRTFTDTGASIGAHTYEITALSSLEDCEDSAPSSDSGSLLPLPGTPTNVNASDTSCLDVYVTWTSGGGTVDGFIIFRNGNPIDTVGAGVFDYHDTGIAPGASADYAVMAFDNVCGNSAPSFSENGTRLLGPDAPTGVLASDDDCDEIAVSWNAAPGDVTEYRVYRDGILAGSVLPPQTNFVDAPAAGTYAYTVTAFSVNCGETAPSVADNGTRLPQMGQVTGVVASVDSCNGILVSWTAFTGAVSYNVSRGGGFIATVNAPTTQYFDNSVAEGVAHSYTIEAVNPCNTGLASAPAVGSRASTPGQVTGLTATNNLISQVCLNWTDVAGELSYQIYRDDILIATNSADDVDYCDLTATPGVTYTYTVAAANVCGEGDESAGAQGVAVFSLGQVTGVTATTTDCDDVCLSWTDISNETGYEILRNGVVLATVGADVVSYCDATVAPGECFTYTVRGFNVGGTGPESDSVQGCRRTVPSQVTGVTATSTNCNAVVLTWNDATDEDRYDVYRDGNLLVQNAGALTYTDNSAVPGVVYSYTIRAVNACGNAPFSTAVQGVRATVPPLVAGLVASVDVCGQITINWTDQLSETGYRVYRDGNFLTPIATLAANTVVYVDNITGSHTYHVRAFNDCGNGELGSGTSGIGLTVPGVATGITASENCGDVTVNWTAPAAGPIQEYRVLRNGVQIAVVPVGTTTYNDNDLAAGNYTYRIITANQCGAGAQSAQSNGVTVLPALVQVPTFTAVASPCFCVDITWGNVINEDGYFIYCDGAIVDTINANITSARYCPADTQSCVIQVAAFNSCGIGPLSQGISVTPNTYPIQVSGFAASENLCDRVRLTWSAYNQPGVTHLKLRRDGTPIAMLLAGNTSFEQLGIWPQSVYSIAALRVCAAGDTIESPLATDNGRTAPTPVAPTQMAASDDGCGFVTVTFNFTNVDGQDSVWIKRNGNVIARLAGGTAGQNRQYVDNAPLAQAATYQVCPVSNICGEGDCASDIGQAAPTAGTVTNVAATNDRCTSIIISWTGTQHALNYQVRRNGNLIATVPQGQFSYTDNVPTGTSNNYTVTATNACGSGPQSPTVPGSTIPLPPVPTGVNASDGLCNQVIVTWNEIAVATGYEVWRNNALLAEVPGGIETYTDLAVTPGTTYNYQVRGVNQCGLGTLSAATTGFSAQQVATVTNVVASTNLNDRVRITWNNVAQETGYEILRGFPPEVIATVGIDVTSYNDFSAAPGEEYEYRVRAFNGCGSGQMSAVSYGYRVPVDPIPFGVITVTEELFGCMSAVPADMDEDGDMDVVAAGMFSDKVVWYENNGTWAYIPHVIVENWDGARAVAVGDIDDDGDLDVAAVAQFADQLVWFRQNASGTFTTFVIANNYDGARDVLIVDLDRDGDKDLVTAACDVNDISWWRNNGSETFTRVVVDNNFVGARTVEVADIGNDNDWDILASAYEGGMLAWYSNGGGMVYTRHVLLENVYGASYINAARLNADNVLDIYFCVAQDALIGWIDGATQEFNYVTSLVPFPREMDAIDMDDDNRADLLLAANENQEISWWRNTDNRFYRNPITTTLIQASVVKGGDFDSDGDTDVLGAGEGTIKIWLSSLAEDIHGAELALPQDNGGTDQPYSQHVVPLNYELSSNYPNPFNPMTQIRFGLPEAQSVKLTVYDVTGREVARLADGAFGAGFHTVTFDASNLASGLYLYRIEAGEFVSSRKMILMK
- the tkt gene encoding transketolase, whose protein sequence is MSEALDRLSINTVRGLAIDAVQAANSGHPGLPLGAAVMGYTIFQRHLRHNPLDPAWVNRDRFVLSAGHGCALLYSLLHLTGYDLPLEQLKKFRQWGSITPGHPELGLTPGVEATTGPLGQGVGNIVGIAIARNILASMFNRYGHEVINFRVFGICSDGDLMEGVSAEAASLAGHLGLGSIVMLYDDNHITIDGSTEIAFTEDVGARFESYGWQVLACDGMDAAEVDQAIREGIAETERPTLIRCRTQIGYGSPNRAGTSKVHGAPLGEDELILTKKSLGLPENEKFYVSSEVFKHMGAARQTGAERQAAWQSLLEKSFASHPGLQHEWQTFWSRRLPEHWADALPKWKTSDKPIATRKASELCLHALKDLPWLVGGSADLVESNLTYLEGRGDFQKDTHHGRNIRFGIREHGMGAILNGIASSGPFMAFGATFMTFLDYMKPSVRIAALSHLPVCYIYTHDSIGLGEDGPTHQPIEQLTHMRATPNLWTMRPADANETAECYRVALERTDGPVALCLTRQALPVLDYAGERMPVELGAYIIADADNGRPDVILLASGSEVEIAVSARALLAKEGVTARVVSVPCQELFDKQPLAYREQVLPPDIRARVAIEAGATQGWWKYVGLDGDVVGLDRFGASAPAKTLYEKFGLTAENVTARALTVLSKAGR
- the tal gene encoding transaldolase; translated protein: MSHPIMKATLDLGQSLWLDYISRELMDSGGLERHVAEGLRGMTSNPSIFEKAIASSSDYDDDIRKGAAAGLGAHEVFENLAVADVSRACGMLVNVYRDSEGVDGYVSLEVSPKLAHDTQGTIDEALRLWQRVNRPNLMIKVPGTPEGLPAVLELLTRGVNVNITLLFTLDQYRQVLETYLRALEERHAKGEDLSRIASVASFFVSRIDSVADAQLEKIGRKDLLAKGAIANACLAYKHFLDVTASARWQKLAKAGAQVQRPLWASTSTKNPEYSDVLYVEELIAANTVNTVPPQTLSAFKDHGKPSARLMMNMAKASETIAEMRKLGVDIDKIAFDLIEDGVVKFAQSFDAMLAAIDSKLKAPMAV
- the rpiB gene encoding ribose 5-phosphate isomerase B — its product is MRLAIGSDHAGFHLKQELADWLKSIGHEVNDVGTHSTDAADYPDYAQKVGHEVIGQRAERGIIVCGSGVGACVAANKMKGIRAGVCHDTFSARQGVEDDDMNTLCLGARIVGGELAKEVLKAFLTAKFSGLERHQRRLNKVLAIEAAGK